A stretch of Castanea sativa cultivar Marrone di Chiusa Pesio chromosome 2, ASM4071231v1 DNA encodes these proteins:
- the LOC142625709 gene encoding major allergen Pru ar 1-like: protein MGVVTYDLEITAAIPPAKMFKAFVLDSDNLIPKILPQAIKSIETLEGNGGPGTIKQINFGEASQFKFMKHRIDSLDKENFTFGYSVIEGDALMSTLEKIANEIKFELSPDGGCICKSTSKYYTIGDIEIKEEQIKAGKEKGMGMFKAVESYLLANPDY from the exons ATGGGTGTTGTCACTTATGACTTGGAGATCACTGCTGCAATCCCCCCAGCCAAAATGTTCAAGGCCTTTGTTCTTGATTCCGACAACCTAATCCCCAAAATCCTCCCACAAGCTATTAAAAGTATTGAGACACTCGAAGGAAATGGAGGGCCTGGAACAATCAAGCAAATTAACTTTGGTGAAG CTAGCCAGTTCAAATTCATGAAGCACCGGATTGATTCATTAGACAAAGAGAATTTCACATTTGGCTACAGTGTGATTGAAGGTGATGCTTTGATGAGCACACTTGAAAAAATTGCTAACGAGATTAAGTTCGAGTTGTCCCCAGATGGAGGATGCATTTGCAAGAGCACAAGCAAATACTACACCATTGGAGACATAGAGATCAAGGAAGAGCAAATTAAGGctggaaaagaaaagggaatgGGAATGTTCAAGGCTGTCGAAAGCTACCTCTTGGCTAACCCTGACTATTAA
- the LOC142624537 gene encoding major allergen Pru ar 1-like translates to MGVFTYENEITSAIPPGRLFKAFVLDADNLIPKLAPHAIKSAEIIEGNGGPGTIKKITFGEGSQFKYVKHRIDEIDQANFTYCYSVIEGDVVNELLEKISYEIKIVASPDGGSILKNTSKYHTKGEQEIKEEKVMAGKEKAAGLFKAVEAYLLAHPDAYN, encoded by the exons ATGGGTGTTTTCACTTACGAGAATGAGATCACCTCTGCTATCCCACCAGGGAGGCTATTCAAGGCTTTTGTCCTTGATGCTGACAATCTCATCCCAAAGCTTGCACCCCATGCCATTAAGAGTGCTGAAATCATTGAAGGAAATGGAGGCCCCGGAACCATCAAGAAGATCACCTTTGGCGAAG GCAGCCAATTCAAGTATGTGAAGCATAGAATTGATGAGATTGACCAAGCAAACTTCACATATTGTTACAGTGTGATTGAGGGTGACGTTGTGAATGAATTACTCGAAAAAATCTCATACGAGATCAAGATTGTGGCAAGCCCTGATGGAGGATCCATCTTGAAGAACACCAGCAAATACCACACAAAGGGGGAGCAGGAGATCAAGGAAGAGAAAGTTATGGCTGGAAAAGAAAAGGCTGCAGGACTTTTCAAGGCTGTTGAGGCCTACCTCTTGGCACACCCAGATGCCTACAACTAa